The Carassius gibelio isolate Cgi1373 ecotype wild population from Czech Republic chromosome A1, carGib1.2-hapl.c, whole genome shotgun sequence region actacaactgactttaaccacagccttggatgaaatcaactggaagaaaaaaaaaaactgtgccaccataattgtggtgagtATTTGCTTCAGTTGAGTTCTTGAGCCTTTAAGCAGCTTCTATAAATTAGATTCAAAacaaatgtgttgttgttttgctgCAAACATTTGTGCAATGCTGATACAAATCTTGATCTAGCATGTAACTTATGCTTGTGTGattttgatttacattttgtttattatacttttaaataaaaaaaaaaatagtggttAGGGGGGACTGCTGTCtcttcactgctgtgtgtgtgcacttttgatgggttaaatgtgGAGTATGAATTCTGAATTTGGGTCACTTTCACAAATAAGAGAGAAATCTCATTACGTAAATGCCACCATAATGCTTCAAtaataaggaaaaataaaaacaccgTTTGGGATTAGGCATTTAGCCATGCCtatttatcatatgatcctcaacagtggtgaaaatatttattcatactgcagtgcattatgggagtctttcatgtattgcaacattaatcattttgttgattgtcacagTTGTAtagattcatatgctggttcttgatatctgtgtgtgtctaaaaaaaAAGCAAGCGCTGGAGTTCAGATTTCTGTATGTGTTACACAAATTTAGAATTCATTCTCTGCAATAAATATTAGAACAatgtttgttgtgtgtgtatgCTGTAGTTTCACTGGGATTATTCAAAACCTAAACATATGAAAAAACATTATCTGAGATATAAGTAAACCAGCTCATTGTGACTATAAGTTCTTCATATATCACAGATCTCTTTTCTCCTCAGCAATACATGAGGAACTATAAAGAGAGACCTGACACAATAAGTCAAGGGTCAAGAaaacaactaaaccaaacactgatctccatgatggtggcatcattttaaccaataaaacatcaacatctgatcctctgtagttctcaataacagcaggtgttcatcactagtgcacaatcatcatttaattagtcacttaattatctcattaactttaactctttgaggacttgggatttgactcaagactagtttgtgacttggaaggaatgacttgtttcctcctctggtgaaataaACTGCTGACTttatgggtggaacaaaaatatggcaggatttttactctttggcccctggattacccacctctgctcaggaatacttccagaaaacattgtcggtgaacacaatccatcgtgccattcgccgttgctaaagcgttaaaataggagtgttaaattaacactgaagctgacttaaagttaatgagataattaagtgattaattgagtgatgattgaccataATTGAggagacctgatgttaacatgcagaatcaacaaagacCATTTTATGTCACCGTTATAgtgatcagtgtttggtttaattGGGCTCTTGTCTTGAGCCTTAAATTTTTAAAGTCAGATTTGGTTTGGCTGTATTTTCTTGATTTTACAATAAACAACTGACTTCCAGCCACAGTTTTACATAATTATTGTACATTGAAATATGTTGAATGTTATCTTTCACAGACCCCAATAAAACACAGTTTATAAGTAAGCAGACATGATTAAATAATGCTGTCAATTTAAAATGAagagacatttttattattttaattttttaaagataatacacattatttagcatttttataaagTCAATAAACTGACTGTTGTGGTATGAATAATTAAACAGTCATTTCAAATCTTCAAACATATGTAATCTGAGAACAGATTCTCAGAAAACCCTCAGCATGATTCCATTTACTTACTTTTTCTAACATGCTGTCTTAAGTAATACAACAGTTTGTTCTGTGTAGTATTTCTGAATTTTAGTATCATGATAATTTCTACAAACATAATacatgatttattaattaaacttCACTTggctttaatttcagttttacaaaACAGTTCACATTAGAGATTAAACACAATACATAATTTcagccatttaaaatgttataaggcAACACACATATTAGAAATAGATTAACAATGAAAAGGTCCCTACGATAAATACTTCACATAGGTAAGGTTTTGAGCTGCACTTTATTTCTTCAAATTCATTTTTTGGCATTGTCCTGTGACATCCTATGGCACACAACTGATCTAAATTCAAAGAGTCCACACATGTTGATCGAATCCAAACTTTCAGTGAAAATTCAAGATGAACATTCCTATAAAAATCACATACAATAACAAcataagaaaagaaagaaaaaaaaagaagtataatCCCATAACAGACTAAGCAAAGACTATTAATTATTTGTAAACCAAACAAAACAGATATGTGTTTAAAAGAGATTTAAAGGTGGATATAGAAGGGGCGAGTCTAATGGTGCCTAGACCTCAATGATTgccactattatatatatatatatatatatatatatatatatatatatatatatatatatatatatatatattatattatatatatatatatatatatatatatatatatatatatatatatatatatatatatatatatcaaatgtcgatttttttctgagagtataAAATGTTACTTATATCTTTGGATTTTTtgtctttcaaataaatacactGCAGCAAAAGCTGCTACTGCTAGCAGAGCTGCACCTAGTATTGCTCCTATGAATGCAGCTTGCCCTGCAGATGGTGCAGCTGATCCCAGCGTAGATGCCACTGCTGCCACTGCTGCTCCTGCTGCTGCTACTAATCCTCCTAGAGCTGCTCCAGCTCCTCCTCCTAAAGCTGCTCCAATAACATATTTACTATGTAGTAGTGCTTCCTGAGTCTCCTTATAGTCCTGCTCAGTGTACCTCCTGTAACTGTTCTGAACCctcagtttatttatttctttcagaAGCTCAGTGACTTGGAATTTGTcttcttttttgttgttaaaaacatGAAATCCTCCTGAACACAGATCAACAACTGACCGCaatgttttacttttattcacaTATTTCTCTACTGGCACATGCAACTGGTCTCCGTTAGTAAAGAGCGCTATTGTGTGTTTTAGGACCTTCGTTCCAAAATTATT contains the following coding sequences:
- the LOC128030910 gene encoding GTPase IMAP family member 8; amino-acid sequence: MEEKSNRTFASNQPVSDVNIMLLGSTGAGKSASGNTILNRARNPFEDDFSPEAVTKVCQSAQTEVDGQTINVIDTVGLSDTSVNIKAAQTEIENIITCHGIDVFLLVIRLGETFTKNDRKVLKWVLNNFGTKVLKHTIALFTNGDQLHVPVEKYVNKSKTLRSVVDLCSGGFHVFNNKKEDKFQVTELLKEINKLRVQNSYRRYTEQDYKETQEALLHSKYVIGAALGGGAGAALGGLVAAAGAAVAAVASTLGSAAPSAGQAAFIGAILGAALLAVAAFAAVYLFERQKIQRYK